One stretch of Bombus terrestris chromosome 5, iyBomTerr1.2, whole genome shotgun sequence DNA includes these proteins:
- the LOC105665771 gene encoding uncharacterized protein LOC105665771 isoform X2 translates to MERKRSILALVGLILFLKSSNTESGSSSGNGNSYNGHLFSHHHRQKRLLWITNDGRIALPPGTIMTITPTLALPFVRYPPYGFLSNMTVSLPFTIDFDKLGLTDNENPYGALPSAFDTTARDQGSNAAEFIATFVKRGISKREALADLPKNALYGGERALLYGTAEDMLANFGLNGKACLLRAICEVQGHPLSNFGLIGEMLKLFFTASKSPFSNLLKEYVEAENRGKFHGECWPYFKDCPKSLFRLSENKYTKDAFHEDAATVESDEIEKKNRYFPSIQSMDRATKRETQFSRNLKRAIHPLM, encoded by the exons atggaaagaaaaagaagcataCTGGCACTGGTTGGACTGATTCTATTTCTCAAGTCTTCGAATACCGAAAGCGGTAGCAGCAGTGGCAACGGCAACAGCTATAACGGACACTTATTTTCTCACCACCATCGACAGAAGAGACTGCTTTGGATAACTAACGATGGTCGAATAGCTTTACCACCAGGCACGATTATGACGATAACTCCAACATTGGCGTTACCCTTTGTCAGATACCCTCCCTATGGTTTTCTTAGCAACATGACTGTTAGTCTTCCCTTTACCA TCGATTTCGACAAACTGGGTTTAACCGATAACGAAAACCCTTACGGCGCTTTACCATCAGCGTTCGATACTACTGCAAGGGATCAGGGATCGAATGCCGCAGAATTTATCGCGACATTCGTAAAACGTGGAATCAGCAAAAGAGAAGCACTCGCGGATTTGCCAAAGAATGCACTTTACGGAGGTGAAAGAGCTCTTTTGTATGGTACCGCTGAGGATATGCTCGCAAATTTCGGTTTAAATGGAAAGGCCTGTCTATTAAGGGCAATCTGTGAAGTGCAGGGACATCCCCTAAGCAATTTCGGCTTAATCGGGGAAATGCTCAAACTCTTTTTCAC TGCTAGCAAATCACCATTTTCGAACCTTTTAAAAGAATATGTTGAAGCTGAAAATAGAGGCAAGTTTCATGGAGAGTGTTGGCCTTACTTCAAAGATTGCCCAAAATCGTTATTCCGCTTATCAGAgaataaatatac GAAAGATGCCTTCCACGAAGATGCTGCAACTGTCGAATCAGAtgagatagaaaagaaaaatcgatactTTCCTTCGATCCAGTCAATGGATCGAGCAACAAAGAGAGAAACTCAGTTTTCGCGAAATTTGAAACGTGCGATACACCCGTTAATGTAA
- the LOC105665771 gene encoding uncharacterized protein LOC105665771 isoform X1, producing the protein MLNPIRKRMPRDSLILFFSPTISHPVLRVRKRREEMERKRSILALVGLILFLKSSNTESGSSSGNGNSYNGHLFSHHHRQKRLLWITNDGRIALPPGTIMTITPTLALPFVRYPPYGFLSNMTVSLPFTIDFDKLGLTDNENPYGALPSAFDTTARDQGSNAAEFIATFVKRGISKREALADLPKNALYGGERALLYGTAEDMLANFGLNGKACLLRAICEVQGHPLSNFGLIGEMLKLFFTASKSPFSNLLKEYVEAENRGKFHGECWPYFKDCPKSLFRLSENKYTKDAFHEDAATVESDEIEKKNRYFPSIQSMDRATKRETQFSRNLKRAIHPLM; encoded by the exons ATGTTAAATCCGATACGAAAACGCATGCCTCGGGATTcattgattctttttttttctcctacGATATCTCATCCCGTTTTAAGAGTACgcaagagaagagaagaaatggaaagaaaaagaagcataCTGGCACTGGTTGGACTGATTCTATTTCTCAAGTCTTCGAATACCGAAAGCGGTAGCAGCAGTGGCAACGGCAACAGCTATAACGGACACTTATTTTCTCACCACCATCGACAGAAGAGACTGCTTTGGATAACTAACGATGGTCGAATAGCTTTACCACCAGGCACGATTATGACGATAACTCCAACATTGGCGTTACCCTTTGTCAGATACCCTCCCTATGGTTTTCTTAGCAACATGACTGTTAGTCTTCCCTTTACCA TCGATTTCGACAAACTGGGTTTAACCGATAACGAAAACCCTTACGGCGCTTTACCATCAGCGTTCGATACTACTGCAAGGGATCAGGGATCGAATGCCGCAGAATTTATCGCGACATTCGTAAAACGTGGAATCAGCAAAAGAGAAGCACTCGCGGATTTGCCAAAGAATGCACTTTACGGAGGTGAAAGAGCTCTTTTGTATGGTACCGCTGAGGATATGCTCGCAAATTTCGGTTTAAATGGAAAGGCCTGTCTATTAAGGGCAATCTGTGAAGTGCAGGGACATCCCCTAAGCAATTTCGGCTTAATCGGGGAAATGCTCAAACTCTTTTTCAC TGCTAGCAAATCACCATTTTCGAACCTTTTAAAAGAATATGTTGAAGCTGAAAATAGAGGCAAGTTTCATGGAGAGTGTTGGCCTTACTTCAAAGATTGCCCAAAATCGTTATTCCGCTTATCAGAgaataaatatac GAAAGATGCCTTCCACGAAGATGCTGCAACTGTCGAATCAGAtgagatagaaaagaaaaatcgatactTTCCTTCGATCCAGTCAATGGATCGAGCAACAAAGAGAGAAACTCAGTTTTCGCGAAATTTGAAACGTGCGATACACCCGTTAATGTAA